The Ostrinia nubilalis chromosome 11, ilOstNubi1.1, whole genome shotgun sequence genomic sequence CGCACggtggcgcggcgcggcggctaaTTTATACCACAGATTTCTTATCTTGATGCGCGTCCTAATCCGGCAGATATCCATAGGAGTACCAAGATACCATTGTTTACTTCGATGTACTGCCAAGCAATTTAAAAGTATAAACACTCACGAGCCATCGTTCTTCCGGCGCGGCACGTCGTACTTCACGCCGATCCACAGCCCCTTGGCTCCCTCCAGCGGCCCGTTGTAGCGcacggcggcgcggcgcggtaGCTTATTTACACCACAATAAGATTTCTAATCGTGACGCGCGTCCTAATCCGGCAGATATCCATAGGAGTACCAACAAACCATTGTTTACTTCGATGTATTGCCAAGCAATTTAAAAGTATAAACACTCACGAGCCATCGTTCTTGCCTCGCGGCTCGTCGTACTCCACGCCGATCCACAGCCCCTTGGCTCCCTCCAGCGGCCCGTTGTACCGcacggcggcgcggcgcggcggctgcTGCGGCACGCGCACCTCGCATCGCGCGCCAACCACTACTGCTGCTGCCAACCTGAGGAGCAccagttcaaattcaaattcaaaacgtttattgcatgtcacattacaatttatatgaatagaatagaatagaatagaatatatttatttgtaataaatgtgGTACATACATAggtgttttaagtttaattgagcaaatatgttgttgcaaaatagaggtAGGTATACATGTGACGCCCTACAAGGGCACAGCAAAACATCAGAGTTCTATTGTCATCATCAGGTCAAAGGGCCTGCGCTAAAGTCTATTAATGCAAGCTTGCGGCATAAACCCGCCTCCCGACGCGCGTGTGGAAACGCCACAGTTGCTTACTCATACTACTTTTCAACACAGAAAAGCGCCCGAGTTTTGGCGTTagacgattatcacactgcaccgcgctccgcgtgatttcatataaaaaatcccgcgcacagacgcgttgtcagtgtgttgtgccgcgcgtgttttctatacaaactgaggtacttgcatacaatgattaaatctgtcgtcccgcgtaccgcggcggagcgcggcgcagtgtgataatcgccttagtcTTCCAATAGCACCCACTCTGATTTACCAAAGGCAAATAGAGACTTTACTCTGCACTAGGAATGTAATGAATATTCGAATTGTGAATATTTTGTGAAtgaattttaacaaaaatggaattattcagatattttttattattttaactctaccagtattaatattattattgatttagtctaaattgatattgttaattaaatataaataaataaatataaatatccttggatattTTACACTGAAAAATTATTGATATActatttgtttataaaatagCAAACCTGGCTTCGTCCTCCAATTCCTTCTGTTGCTGTTCTTTGAGTTTGTTCATCTCTTCCTCATTGTACTTGCCGAGCCGATTGCGCTGCAGGAATGAGCGGAGTGTGTCGCCTTTCTTTTCATACTCTTCTTCTGACAGACGGAACCTGGAACAGTGacaaattaaatattacttacatCAATTTAATCTCAGGTCTAAAAGCCAACTCTTGTTTGTAATGATTTATAAAATGTGTATTTTTGAATGTTTGCCACTTTCCTATTCATTGCCATGCTTTTCAAGGTGCATAAGACACTAAATTACATGTATGCATTTTGTGTACAAATAGCATAAGTGCCAgcagtggtcaaaattgaataaaatatttttgattttgatttgattttaaataaattgattacCTCTCAGCACTGTCTGTGCCAGCAAAGTCAGTGACAAGAGTAAATTTGTCAATAACGTGTATCCTCATTCCATCGTCGATGGGGTAGGAGCCCAAAAGAGCGTTGTCATTGTCAATGTCACAGACGAAGTTGTTCTTGCTATCGTAGAGCTTGAGCTTCATTGTGGTCGCTGAGCCTCCAGTCACCAACTCCAGTTTTGTCTGGTAAAGTACGATCACACTGAATTTTGAAATATGTCTCATCAATAAcatacagtagaatctcgattatccggactttgattatccggatatccgattatccggactcattcttcacAGTTTCTAATTACCGATTTAGAGTCTGGACCCATAAAAATGGACggcgccgccaccgtaacaCGGTATGGACTTCGtcttagttcattgttaaaagaaatggattcatccaatggtctaaaatttacatttttagactctaaatgatgtattgaaaaccctttctatcgtaaaaagttaattattgtttgattttactttgaaatcgattatccggattttcgattatccggaacacccctggttttaattgatccggataatcgggattctactgtaagtacagtagaatcccgattcTATAGCCCTCAGAAAGTAGGTACATTCTACATAGGTATAAAACATGATCTCATATTCGCTGCTTCTTGTTTTATAAATATCGAAGGAGTATTAATTGCTTATACCTATAGCAATTTAAAATGATCAAAACACATAAATGATAACAACAATAAGTTAGTCATGTAGGCAACGCAACCTACGCAACAAAAACTACGTCGTAAAAGTTATTTCTTACGtaaaattatgataatttatCATGAAAAGAGCACTTCAATTATTGTATAGTGGTTCtatattaaataataagttaaaaaatatgaaataaatatgcAGATGTGAGTCATCTAACCTTAAACTCGGCCACAGCGATTCCCTTCTTGAACCTCCTCTCAATGGGGGCCGCATCTTCGGCGTCTGACTTCGTGATATGCACATTCACATAATCCTGAGTGATAACTTCAATACCTTCCATAATTTTAGAGTAAATTTTTCGCCGAATACAAAGAAGAAAATGCGACCTCACACAATCACAAAACAATTCTGACAGACAGTGTCACTGTCATAAGAAAATTGACAGTAACGTCTGTCAAATAACGATAGCCATATAACGGGCTACCGTTACCGATTCACAATAACGTTATTTCGTTCCGACTCGAAACCTCGTTTCCACTCTAGATGGCGCTATTTATGATGCTAGTTTTCGCCGATAGATGGCGTATGGTACGATGATAAAAGCTGTACCCCTGGCACGAAAATCTCGTAACTTTGTAAAGCGTTcgacaaattaattatttaatattaaatgggatgtaggtaggtatatagcTTTAAGTATGGATCAAACAAAACAGAATGATTCTACAACTCAAAGTAATAACTTTTCCAAAGTCATGGAAGTTCAAatcttacaaaaatatttacctgtatacaggctgtcccaaaattagcacgttacactgacaccagaggtaaatgagcttaagacgcatctaacaagtatattttattaagtccatcatatttcaaaactcattAAATTTTTCTAtggaaatgaataaataaaatctggGGGCAatccccaccaagtcgagcaaaaaagcggcacggccgtaccatccttttctcgaagcaattcaggccattttcgaccgcctgtaacttcgttgtggataaaactagaaggctgaattttcattagctatgcaggcattgtaaagacacggtatatttaaaatttcatttaatttgaaccagtagtttaagaattataacgggtcaaagttacttaattttgtcactcactgactgactcactgactcaccgatcatcaaaactctaaggcacttctagcagacctagaagcttcaaatttggtacaaaatacaaaaagaaatgatatttgggggcacggtagtgcaaccgccaagtcgagtaaaatttttcaatttcggtccagttttctagatacataactgctgtctacaaaatacaaaaagaaatgagatcccatcaaaaacaatacttgtcaaaaaaaccaagtctcgcaactcagttgttctacggtaaaaagttgtgagatccatgtaataccaagtccaggccaggaaatctttaacgttttacataaatatattgacttggccatcgcatgaaaacacgtgtacctaaattaaattatttagtgcgatggccaagtcaataatttatgtaaaacgttaaagatttcctggcctggacttggtattacatggatctcacaactttttaccgtagaacaactgagttgcgagacttggtttttttgacaagtattgtttttgatgggattagtCATGTCTTAAAAgttatgaaacttttctatggacataaGCTACCTCCAGTGTctacgtgctaattttgggacagcCTGTATAAAAATTGTCATCAACAATGGGGACACGAGAGTAAGTTTGTTAAATCCATTTTTATGTTTTatgcatttgagcagtagaatcacTTTGTGAGATTCATACATagctgttacagtcaaaactcataaattGGTCTAGAGGTgtatttttttgcaatat encodes the following:
- the LOC135076320 gene encoding tubulin-folding cofactor B, translated to MEGIEVITQDYVNVHITKSDAEDAAPIERRFKKGIAVAEFKTKLELVTGGSATTMKLKLYDSKNNFVCDIDNDNALLGSYPIDDGMRIHVIDKFTLVTDFAGTDSAERFRLSEEEYEKKGDTLRSFLQRNRLGKYNEEEMNKLKEQQQKELEDEARLAAAVVVGARCEVRVPQQPPRRAAVRYNGPLEGAKGLWIGVEYDEPRGKNDGSVNGKRYFTCPPKYGGFVKPVYVTVGDFPVEEFDLDDEI